One genomic region from uncultured Cohaesibacter sp. encodes:
- a CDS encoding L-lactate dehydrogenase, producing MKVGIVGAGMVGSAAGYAIALRGTASQVVFVDYKPEFAIAQAQDIAHATPFVSSTVVTAGDYDALEGADIVILSAGVGQKPGESRIDLLARNAEVFKQIIGKVLAVAPDAILLVASNPVDIMTQIATRLSGLPPHRVIGSGTMLDTARFRHLIGHHLGISPQSVHAYVLGEHGDSEILAWSSARAGALSVEEFAANIKFPLTASVKDRIDDSVRNAAYTIINGKGATWYGIGAGLERIVRAVAKDEKAVLSLSIVTPNVEGVRHVALSVPRVIGRNGIELDLLPELDEAEHEALRKSASMLKETVEAVKFHS from the coding sequence ATGAAGGTTGGAATTGTTGGTGCAGGTATGGTTGGCTCGGCAGCGGGCTATGCAATAGCCTTGCGGGGCACGGCCAGTCAGGTGGTTTTTGTCGATTACAAACCCGAATTTGCCATAGCGCAGGCGCAGGATATTGCGCATGCGACGCCTTTTGTCTCTTCAACGGTGGTTACGGCTGGCGATTATGATGCTCTTGAAGGGGCTGACATCGTGATCCTGTCTGCTGGCGTCGGTCAGAAACCTGGAGAAAGCCGCATTGATCTTTTAGCGCGCAATGCCGAGGTGTTCAAACAGATCATTGGCAAGGTGCTGGCTGTGGCGCCAGATGCCATTCTGCTGGTTGCCTCAAACCCGGTTGACATCATGACCCAGATCGCTACGAGGCTGTCCGGTTTGCCACCGCATCGTGTGATCGGTTCGGGCACCATGCTGGATACGGCGCGCTTCCGCCATCTGATCGGGCATCATCTGGGCATTTCGCCTCAGTCTGTTCATGCCTATGTGTTGGGCGAGCATGGGGATAGTGAGATACTTGCCTGGTCGTCTGCGCGGGCAGGGGCTTTGTCCGTCGAGGAGTTCGCAGCCAATATCAAGTTTCCGCTTACCGCCTCCGTCAAGGACCGGATCGATGATAGTGTGCGCAATGCTGCCTACACGATTATCAACGGCAAGGGGGCGACGTGGTATGGCATCGGCGCCGGGCTTGAACGCATTGTGAGGGCGGTCGCCAAGGATGAGAAAGCGGTGCTTTCGCTTTCGATCGTGACACCGAATGTGGAAGGGGTGCGCCATGTTGCGCTCTCTGTTCCCCGTGTTATCGGACGCAACGGCATTGAGCTGGATCTTTTGCCCGAGCTTGATGAAGCCGAACATGAAGCCTTGCGCAAATCGGCCAGCATGCTCAAGGAAACGGTCGAAGCTGTCAAATTCCACAGCTGA
- a CDS encoding DNA polymerase III subunit chi, with translation MPAEIFFYHLQMQPLEATLPVLLEKCLEKGWRAFVQTGSEERAHVLDTHLWSWREDSFLAHGLHGSAHAEHQPILIAPQGVPAANEAHVRFFVDGARPEEKLTLLEGLERAILMFDGSSNEALQAARISWKALKEAGYPVTYWQQTPRGGWEKKA, from the coding sequence ATGCCGGCCGAGATTTTCTTCTATCATCTACAAATGCAGCCTCTTGAGGCGACGTTGCCCGTGTTGCTTGAGAAGTGTCTCGAGAAGGGCTGGCGCGCATTCGTTCAGACAGGCAGTGAAGAAAGAGCCCATGTGCTCGATACGCATCTGTGGAGCTGGCGGGAAGACAGTTTTCTCGCCCATGGCTTGCATGGTTCGGCGCATGCGGAGCATCAGCCGATTCTCATTGCACCGCAGGGTGTGCCCGCCGCCAACGAGGCGCATGTGCGTTTTTTTGTCGATGGGGCAAGGCCGGAAGAAAAGCTCACCTTGCTGGAAGGGTTGGAGCGGGCGATTCTGATGTTTGACGGCTCCAGCAATGAAGCCTTGCAGGCTGCCCGTATCAGCTGGAAAGCCCTTAAGGAAGCGGGATATCCCGTCACCTACTGGCAACAGACACCAAGAGGCGGCTGGGAAAAGAAAGCCTGA
- the lptG gene encoding LPS export ABC transporter permease LptG gives MLPNIIFRYFAKRFFWSILTIFLGCFLLILLVDYVELIRRGSNKENADALSLFLMSLYRVPELTERILPFATLFGAIAAFLNLSRRLELVIVRASGMSAWQFVAPALFVAVALGIFATTVYNPGVAYLKEKSLEIDARIFGASFTTSGQPASQGWVQQKGEDGDSILKARATFDNGRQLGGVTVFSYDSEGKFVERVDAKSGILENGYWLLSDVLVSSASAAPRHYKTYLVSTHLTPQEASETIADPDSVPFWNLPDMIEQASRAGLPAYKYRLRFQTLLAKPLLLAAMVLIAATVSLKIFRFGNVGKMILGGVIAGFVLYVVTELAKDLGNTGLVNPILSAWLPAIVASLMGFSILLYQEDG, from the coding sequence ATGCTGCCAAATATCATTTTCCGCTATTTTGCCAAACGGTTTTTCTGGTCAATATTGACGATTTTCCTTGGCTGCTTTCTGCTCATTCTTCTGGTCGACTATGTCGAGCTGATCCGGCGTGGCAGCAACAAGGAGAATGCCGACGCACTCAGTCTTTTCCTGATGTCTCTATATCGTGTCCCAGAACTCACAGAACGCATTCTGCCCTTTGCGACCCTGTTTGGGGCCATAGCGGCTTTTCTCAATCTGTCCCGCCGCCTCGAGCTGGTCATCGTGCGCGCCTCGGGTATGTCTGCCTGGCAGTTTGTCGCTCCAGCCTTGTTCGTGGCTGTTGCTCTGGGCATTTTCGCGACCACTGTCTATAATCCCGGCGTCGCTTATCTCAAGGAAAAATCACTCGAAATCGACGCCCGAATTTTCGGCGCCAGCTTTACCACCAGCGGCCAGCCAGCCAGTCAAGGCTGGGTGCAGCAAAAAGGCGAAGATGGCGATTCCATCCTCAAGGCCAGAGCCACATTTGATAATGGCCGCCAATTGGGTGGCGTAACGGTGTTTTCCTATGATTCCGAAGGAAAATTCGTAGAACGGGTCGATGCCAAATCAGGCATATTGGAAAATGGCTACTGGCTTTTAAGCGATGTACTGGTCAGTTCCGCTTCGGCGGCCCCGCGCCACTATAAGACCTACTTGGTCAGTACACATCTGACACCGCAAGAAGCATCCGAGACCATCGCAGACCCTGATTCTGTGCCTTTCTGGAATCTGCCAGACATGATCGAACAGGCCAGCCGAGCGGGTCTTCCTGCATATAAATATCGCTTGCGATTTCAAACTCTTTTGGCAAAACCTCTGCTTTTGGCTGCGATGGTACTGATCGCAGCGACCGTATCACTTAAAATTTTTCGGTTCGGCAATGTGGGAAAGATGATTCTGGGTGGCGTTATCGCTGGCTTCGTGCTTTATGTAGTCACAGAATTAGCTAAAGATTTAGGAAATACAGGGTTGGTTAACCCAATTCTGTCAGCTTGGCTTCCAGCGATTGTGGCTTCCTTGATGGGTTTTTCTATTTTGTTGTATCAGGAGGACGGATAA
- a CDS encoding leucyl aminopeptidase, translating into MATLPFIQFEALGTPETGAAVLFVDKSLALSATGKALDEKSDGAIGRAIKAADFKGGFCKSLQILAPAGVALDRIILIGLGEETLSERDFADLGGAAIGAANGSKVIHVVAEADEKEMDAAKVSLIAMGMKLRAYDFDLYKTEKGKPKKAKEAAKVTILCADAKGAAKVWESDEVISDGTLLARDLVNEPANVLGPEEFAAKAKALEALGAEVEILEQSDLEKLGMNALLGVAQGSVRKPRVAIMKWMGGKKDEAPVVFVGKGVVFDTGGISIKPAGGMEDMKGDMGGAAAVTGLMHALSGRKAKVNAIGIIGLVENMPDGNAQRPGDIVTSMSGQTIEVINTDAEGRLVLADLLHYSKETFAPRFMIDLATLTGAVIVALGAHNAGIFSNSDDLCAQLSKSGTTTGETVWRLPLAKEYDKMIDSKFADMKNTGGRWAGSITAAQFLKRFVGDVDWVHIDVAGTAMDAPKNEISQGWASGFGVRLLDRLVKDNYEG; encoded by the coding sequence ATGGCTACTCTCCCTTTTATTCAGTTTGAAGCTTTGGGCACACCGGAAACCGGTGCTGCCGTGTTGTTTGTTGACAAGTCTCTCGCCTTGAGTGCAACGGGGAAGGCGCTTGATGAAAAGAGTGATGGTGCTATCGGGCGAGCGATCAAGGCAGCCGATTTCAAAGGCGGTTTTTGCAAGAGCCTACAGATTCTGGCACCTGCCGGTGTAGCGCTGGACCGCATTATTCTCATTGGCCTTGGTGAAGAAACCTTATCTGAACGCGATTTTGCGGATCTGGGTGGAGCGGCCATTGGAGCTGCCAACGGCTCAAAAGTCATCCATGTCGTCGCCGAAGCTGATGAGAAGGAGATGGACGCTGCCAAAGTTTCCCTGATTGCCATGGGCATGAAGCTTAGGGCCTATGATTTCGATCTTTACAAGACCGAGAAAGGCAAGCCCAAGAAAGCAAAAGAAGCCGCAAAAGTCACCATTCTGTGCGCGGATGCCAAAGGAGCGGCCAAGGTTTGGGAAAGTGATGAGGTGATCTCGGATGGAACCCTGCTCGCCCGAGATCTGGTCAATGAACCGGCCAACGTGCTTGGTCCGGAAGAATTTGCAGCTAAGGCCAAGGCGCTTGAAGCGCTGGGGGCAGAGGTGGAAATTCTTGAACAATCCGATCTTGAAAAGCTTGGCATGAATGCTTTGCTTGGTGTGGCGCAGGGCTCGGTGCGCAAGCCTCGCGTTGCCATCATGAAATGGATGGGCGGCAAAAAGGATGAAGCGCCGGTTGTCTTCGTGGGCAAGGGCGTGGTGTTTGATACTGGCGGCATTTCCATCAAACCGGCTGGTGGCATGGAAGACATGAAAGGCGATATGGGTGGGGCTGCCGCTGTGACAGGCCTTATGCATGCGCTCTCAGGCCGCAAAGCCAAGGTGAATGCCATCGGCATCATCGGTCTTGTTGAAAATATGCCCGATGGCAACGCCCAGCGTCCGGGCGATATTGTCACCTCCATGTCTGGTCAGACCATCGAGGTCATCAATACGGACGCCGAAGGTCGTCTGGTGTTGGCTGATCTGTTGCATTACTCCAAGGAGACCTTTGCGCCGCGCTTCATGATCGATCTGGCGACATTGACCGGTGCCGTTATTGTCGCGCTTGGGGCTCATAATGCCGGCATCTTTTCCAATTCCGATGATCTGTGCGCGCAGCTGTCAAAATCCGGAACGACCACGGGCGAAACCGTTTGGCGTCTGCCTTTGGCCAAGGAATATGACAAGATGATCGACAGCAAGTTCGCCGACATGAAGAATACCGGTGGCCGCTGGGCTGGTTCCATTACGGCGGCGCAGTTCCTCAAGCGCTTTGTGGGCGACGTGGATTGGGTGCATATCGATGTTGCAGGCACTGCGATGGATGCACCGAAAAACGAGATCAGTCAGGGCTGGGCATCCGGCTTTGGGGTCCGTTTGCTTGATCGCCTTGTAAAAGACAATTACGAAGGCTGA
- the lptF gene encoding LPS export ABC transporter permease LptF: MKLIERYIFMRAATAFLMTVTILTAIVWLTQALRDMDLVTAKGQTILLFISMTSLVLPTLVMVIAPFAVLIATAITLNNLNADSELVVINATSAPPWVVVKPIIVLGLVATLTGGFLSLYAAPQALTSLRGFITQVRADLVANIVKEGIFSEIEDGMTFHIQKREPNGIMRGLFLSDERDPKKHIVYSSEFAQIVETTQGTFLRMEQGTIQQQQIKAAEDGELDETNPDFTSVNIINFDSYAIDLSKFTGVNESGSKYFKPRELTTATLLNPPKDDPTIKREPGVARSELHDRFTNPLYNLVFATIVAAFLAQVRTTRERRGSAIFVAVILVAGIRLAGFGITSLAIRTPLAIPFMYALPIISIALGLWMVLSGRRLTAMDNLIRIMELFNDSILHKVKGLFRKLKPEKRFLES, translated from the coding sequence ATGAAGCTGATCGAGCGATACATATTCATGCGCGCCGCGACCGCCTTTCTCATGACAGTCACCATATTGACTGCCATCGTCTGGTTGACGCAGGCCTTGCGCGATATGGATCTTGTAACGGCCAAGGGGCAGACGATTCTGCTCTTTATTTCTATGACCTCTCTGGTCCTGCCAACACTGGTCATGGTCATCGCCCCTTTTGCCGTGTTGATCGCTACTGCCATTACCCTTAACAACCTGAATGCAGACAGCGAACTGGTCGTGATCAATGCGACGAGTGCGCCGCCTTGGGTAGTGGTCAAACCCATCATCGTTCTGGGACTGGTGGCCACGCTTACCGGCGGTTTTCTCAGTCTTTATGCTGCGCCGCAGGCTCTCACGTCCCTGCGCGGTTTCATCACGCAAGTGCGGGCTGATCTGGTTGCCAATATCGTCAAGGAAGGCATCTTTTCCGAGATTGAAGATGGCATGACCTTCCATATTCAGAAGCGGGAACCAAACGGCATCATGCGCGGTTTGTTCCTGTCCGACGAACGCGACCCCAAGAAGCATATTGTCTATTCATCGGAATTTGCTCAAATCGTCGAAACGACGCAAGGCACTTTCCTGCGCATGGAGCAAGGCACGATCCAGCAGCAACAGATAAAGGCAGCCGAAGACGGCGAACTGGATGAAACCAATCCGGATTTTACATCGGTGAATATTATCAATTTCGATTCTTATGCCATCGATCTATCCAAATTCACCGGGGTCAATGAAAGCGGCTCTAAATATTTCAAGCCGCGCGAACTGACCACGGCAACCTTGCTCAATCCACCCAAGGACGACCCGACCATCAAACGCGAGCCAGGAGTGGCCCGTTCGGAGTTGCATGACCGTTTTACCAACCCGCTCTACAATCTGGTGTTCGCCACGATCGTCGCCGCCTTCCTTGCCCAAGTGCGCACCACCAGAGAGCGACGGGGTAGCGCGATTTTTGTTGCGGTCATTCTTGTGGCGGGCATCCGGTTGGCTGGCTTCGGAATTACCAGTCTGGCGATTCGCACCCCCCTTGCCATTCCTTTCATGTATGCCCTGCCCATTATTTCAATCGCACTGGGTCTGTGGATGGTGCTCAGCGGCCGCCGCCTGACTGCCATGGACAATCTGATCCGCATAATGGAGTTGTTTAACGACAGCATATTGCATAAGGTCAAAGGTCTATTCAGGAAACTAAAACCAGAAAAGCGATTTTTAGAGTCGTAG
- a CDS encoding SurA N-terminal domain-containing protein — protein sequence MKHDQLNKTLSILALAMFVLLLSAQTKHALASTIKAVVNGAVITDFDIAQRQRLEKLLSGNRKNLSKTAALNDLIDDKLKLFEARNRNMTASDREIDGAVSNMAANAKLSKKRLFSVLKQSGINPETLKDWLKVQLSWRDLVSARSNSQVHVDEAEIYQLLSDEKKKDDKVKEAIRFDLTRVVFVVRSKASNGEKNQRLAEAKRFRARFSSCSKDLETARSLTDVAVEHVGRKSTTELPGPLEERLRDTPLNKLTSPVKVSEGYEMIAVCDKKDLGKQETLRTEIQSKLRNEQSQMLERRYLSELRASAVIDKR from the coding sequence ATGAAGCACGATCAACTGAACAAGACTTTGTCTATTCTCGCTCTGGCCATGTTTGTTCTGCTTTTAAGCGCACAAACAAAGCACGCTTTGGCCAGCACGATCAAAGCCGTCGTCAACGGTGCTGTGATTACCGATTTTGATATCGCCCAGCGTCAGCGTTTGGAAAAGCTGCTTTCGGGAAACCGCAAGAATCTGAGCAAGACAGCGGCTCTCAACGATCTGATTGATGATAAACTCAAGCTCTTTGAAGCCCGCAATCGCAATATGACGGCCTCTGATCGTGAGATCGATGGTGCCGTATCGAACATGGCGGCCAACGCAAAGCTGAGCAAAAAGCGTCTATTCTCCGTTCTCAAGCAGTCTGGCATCAACCCTGAAACATTGAAGGACTGGCTCAAAGTCCAGCTTTCCTGGCGCGACCTTGTTTCGGCACGCTCCAACTCTCAGGTCCATGTTGATGAAGCCGAAATCTACCAGTTGCTGAGTGACGAGAAAAAGAAGGACGACAAAGTCAAGGAAGCGATCCGCTTCGACCTGACACGCGTTGTTTTTGTCGTCCGTTCGAAGGCATCCAATGGAGAAAAAAACCAGCGCCTCGCAGAAGCAAAGCGTTTTCGTGCACGCTTCTCTTCCTGCAGCAAGGATCTTGAAACGGCGCGGAGCCTCACCGATGTTGCTGTTGAGCATGTTGGACGCAAATCAACCACGGAATTGCCCGGCCCATTGGAAGAACGCCTCAGAGACACGCCGCTGAACAAGCTGACCTCTCCGGTCAAGGTCAGCGAAGGCTACGAAATGATTGCTGTCTGCGACAAGAAAGATCTTGGCAAGCAGGAAACTTTGCGCACGGAGATCCAGTCCAAGCTGCGCAACGAGCAAAGCCAGATGCTCGAACGGCGCTACCTCTCGGAGCTGCGCGCTAGCGCTGTTATCGACAAGCGCTAG
- a CDS encoding LPS-assembly protein LptD: MRRTVQSAYWNDTVSHATVTTGLRAALLASVLVFVPSAMNAAAAQDIVSNVKLQRPDENAKMLVEADQMVYDYDNERVSAVGHVEIYYGDYTLQADKVTYDQKSARLIADGSVRITEPSGNVMTANYIDITEDFRTGFVRSLRVQTPEKARFAADKAERRDDDITVFDKGVYTTCEPCRENPKKSPLWQIKASRIIYNSTDKMVYYKAAKFEFLGVPLLYTPYLAHPDPSRKRSSGLLAPRGGYNSELGTYVTPRYYWAPSESYDVTFSPTYYSKQGFLGNATWRQHVGIGTYNVRVAGISQQDKEAFSGTSGDKTFRGAIESSGQLNLSDKWKFGWDVSLLSDKLFLRDYDLTNEDESKRSTIYLVGQGERNYFDARANYYNIMTDSLNQSEQAVVHPSIDYSAYSKTPLFGGEGRLKVNSTSITRDDERQTTIGGVTRTDGVSGTYNRTSVDASWKRKFIAPGGQVITPFTSLRGDVYWMPSKSGAPAALVDENLALRGMPTVGIDYRLPILVTAGSTSHIIEPIAQVVARPNETLIGELPNDDSQSLIFDDTILFDPNKFSGYDRVEGGTRANIGFQYRAQMTNGWSFNALAGRSFQLAGKNSFSTDDLTSTGLDSGLDKTRSDYVARVGVNSNKGIAAIARGRFDSDTADLKYASVSASGSYDRYTGSVGYAYTDKRPSAGINQVRQEITTAGTIKFADYWSVGGSSQYDIARGGLVSGALKLKYEDECFAVSLKYSQTRETYSDTTSDKTVMLQFDFKSLADGQLSYSEESD, from the coding sequence ATGCGTCGTACCGTCCAGTCCGCATATTGGAATGACACTGTTTCACACGCGACCGTAACCACCGGTCTGCGCGCGGCTTTGCTTGCGTCTGTGCTTGTGTTTGTCCCGTCTGCGATGAACGCCGCAGCAGCGCAGGATATTGTTTCCAACGTCAAGCTTCAGCGGCCTGACGAAAATGCCAAAATGTTGGTCGAAGCAGACCAGATGGTCTATGACTATGACAACGAGCGCGTTTCCGCCGTTGGCCATGTCGAGATCTATTATGGCGACTACACACTTCAGGCCGACAAGGTTACCTATGATCAGAAGTCCGCACGCCTGATCGCTGACGGTAGTGTGCGCATCACAGAGCCGAGTGGCAACGTGATGACAGCCAACTATATCGATATCACCGAAGATTTCCGCACAGGTTTTGTCCGCTCCTTGCGTGTGCAGACGCCCGAGAAGGCGCGCTTCGCAGCAGACAAGGCCGAACGGCGCGACGACGATATCACCGTGTTTGACAAGGGGGTCTATACCACCTGCGAGCCATGCCGGGAAAATCCGAAGAAATCCCCCCTCTGGCAGATCAAGGCCTCCCGCATCATCTATAATTCGACCGACAAGATGGTCTATTATAAGGCTGCCAAATTTGAATTTCTCGGCGTGCCACTACTTTACACCCCCTATCTGGCTCATCCGGATCCATCACGCAAGCGCAGCTCCGGCCTGCTTGCACCGCGTGGCGGTTACAACAGCGAATTGGGCACCTATGTAACCCCGCGTTACTATTGGGCTCCGTCTGAAAGCTATGATGTCACTTTCTCGCCTACCTACTATTCCAAGCAGGGCTTTCTAGGCAACGCCACCTGGCGCCAGCATGTCGGCATTGGCACCTATAATGTTCGCGTAGCTGGTATCTCACAGCAGGACAAGGAAGCCTTTTCGGGAACCAGCGGCGACAAGACCTTTCGCGGAGCCATTGAAAGTTCCGGTCAGCTGAACCTTTCGGACAAGTGGAAGTTCGGCTGGGACGTGTCCCTTCTGTCCGACAAGCTTTTCCTGCGCGATTATGATCTGACGAATGAAGACGAGAGCAAACGCTCAACGATCTATCTTGTTGGCCAGGGCGAGCGGAACTATTTCGACGCCCGCGCCAACTACTATAACATCATGACAGACAGCCTGAATCAGTCAGAACAGGCTGTCGTGCATCCGTCTATTGATTATAGCGCCTACTCCAAAACGCCCCTGTTCGGCGGCGAAGGTCGCCTCAAGGTCAACTCGACATCTATTACCCGCGATGACGAACGCCAGACAACCATTGGCGGCGTAACCCGCACCGATGGTGTGAGTGGCACCTATAATCGAACCAGTGTAGACGCCAGCTGGAAACGCAAGTTCATTGCACCAGGTGGTCAGGTCATTACTCCATTTACGTCCCTGCGCGGTGATGTTTACTGGATGCCGAGCAAATCGGGAGCACCAGCCGCTCTGGTAGACGAGAATCTGGCCTTACGCGGCATGCCTACAGTCGGCATCGATTATCGACTACCAATTCTGGTCACTGCAGGCAGCACCTCTCACATCATTGAACCTATTGCTCAGGTGGTTGCGCGTCCAAACGAAACATTGATCGGCGAATTGCCCAATGATGACTCTCAGAGCCTGATCTTTGACGATACGATTCTATTCGACCCGAATAAATTCTCCGGCTATGACCGCGTTGAAGGCGGCACGCGTGCCAACATCGGCTTCCAATATCGCGCACAAATGACCAATGGTTGGTCCTTCAACGCATTGGCTGGCCGTTCGTTTCAGTTGGCAGGCAAAAACTCTTTCTCAACGGATGATCTAACCAGTACCGGCCTTGATAGCGGCTTGGACAAGACACGCTCTGACTATGTCGCCCGTGTCGGGGTCAACAGCAACAAAGGCATCGCTGCCATCGCGCGCGGGCGTTTTGATTCTGATACAGCGGATCTGAAATACGCTTCCGTATCTGCCTCAGGCAGTTATGATCGCTATACAGGGTCTGTCGGCTACGCCTATACCGACAAACGCCCGTCCGCCGGCATCAATCAGGTAAGGCAGGAAATAACCACCGCCGGTACCATCAAGTTTGCTGACTATTGGTCAGTTGGCGGCAGCAGTCAGTATGACATTGCCAGAGGTGGTCTCGTAAGCGGTGCCTTGAAACTTAAATATGAAGATGAGTGCTTTGCTGTCAGCCTGAAATATTCGCAAACGCGTGAAACCTATTCAGACACAACGAGCGACAAAACGGTCATGCTTCAGTTCGATTTCAAATCGCTGGCAGATGGACAGCTCAGCTATTCTGAAGAATCTGATTAG
- the pdxA gene encoding 4-hydroxythreonine-4-phosphate dehydrogenase PdxA has translation MASKRDILAVSIGEPAGIGPEIILKAWLSREKEGINPFVVFGDPALLERRARLFGLTVPIRTCKPEDVFDAFPMTLPVIPIENKLSDNPGELEVCNAPGVIESIEKATEAVLTGQAKALITLPIQKHNLYEYGFKHPGHTEFLGALAEKHTGDKIQPVMMLAGPELRTIPVTGHIAINKVAPAITQELVENIARITIHDLQTRFGIEKPKIAIAGLNPHAGENGAMGKEDAAIIAPVVKTLQEEGFAVTGPHPADTMFNKNAREKYDVALAMYHDQALIPVKTIAFDETVNVTLGLPFMRTSPDHGTALDIATKGIANPSSLLAALKLANEVKI, from the coding sequence ATGGCTTCCAAACGCGATATTCTTGCCGTTTCCATCGGCGAACCCGCCGGGATCGGCCCAGAAATCATTCTCAAGGCTTGGCTGAGCCGCGAAAAGGAAGGGATCAACCCCTTTGTCGTTTTCGGCGATCCCGCTCTTCTGGAGCGCCGCGCGCGCCTGTTCGGCTTGACCGTTCCTATCCGGACTTGCAAGCCGGAAGACGTCTTCGACGCCTTTCCCATGACGCTGCCCGTTATTCCCATAGAGAATAAACTCAGCGACAATCCCGGCGAGCTGGAAGTCTGCAACGCACCCGGCGTCATCGAGTCAATCGAAAAAGCAACAGAGGCTGTTCTCACCGGGCAGGCCAAAGCGCTCATTACGCTCCCGATTCAAAAGCACAATCTTTATGAGTATGGGTTCAAACATCCTGGTCATACTGAATTCCTCGGCGCATTGGCTGAAAAGCACACGGGAGATAAGATCCAGCCCGTCATGATGCTTGCAGGACCAGAGCTGCGCACCATCCCAGTTACCGGCCATATCGCAATCAACAAGGTGGCTCCGGCCATCACGCAGGAATTGGTCGAAAACATTGCTCGCATCACGATCCATGATCTGCAGACCCGTTTCGGCATCGAAAAGCCGAAAATCGCTATTGCGGGTCTCAACCCGCATGCCGGTGAAAATGGTGCAATGGGCAAGGAAGATGCAGCCATCATCGCTCCAGTGGTCAAGACACTTCAGGAGGAAGGCTTTGCCGTGACCGGCCCTCACCCGGCAGATACGATGTTCAACAAGAATGCGCGCGAGAAATATGATGTGGCGCTAGCCATGTATCATGATCAGGCTCTCATTCCGGTCAAGACCATCGCCTTTGACGAAACGGTCAACGTCACCCTTGGGTTGCCATTCATGCGCACATCCCCTGATCATGGCACCGCGCTGGATATCGCCACCAAAGGCATCGCCAATCCATCAAGCCTCTTGGCGGCTCTCAAGCTGGCCAATGAAGTAAAGATTTGA
- a CDS encoding aldo/keto reductase: protein MKTVTFAHQDVVPALGQGTWYMGDDPSRKADEVASLRRGVELGMTLIDTAEMYGSGKSESVVGEAIAPIRDDVFLVSKVLPFNASYEGTLEACEASLSRLGTDRLDLYLLHWPGPHPLEETIAAFKELQQTGKIRHWGVSNFDPNDMTELMSTQGGEQVATNQVLYNLTRRGIEWDLLPQSQEDGLPIMAYSPIEQARLLSKPELKSLASDLDLTPAQLALAWVIRESGIVSIPKAGTVAHVEENARTLEIDLNDETLSELDRLFPPPTRATSLAIL from the coding sequence GCATTGGGGCAAGGCACTTGGTATATGGGCGACGATCCATCCCGTAAAGCTGACGAAGTCGCCTCCTTGCGCCGCGGGGTCGAGTTGGGCATGACGCTCATCGATACAGCGGAAATGTATGGATCTGGCAAGTCGGAAAGCGTGGTTGGCGAAGCAATAGCCCCCATTCGCGATGATGTGTTTCTCGTCTCCAAGGTTTTGCCCTTCAATGCCAGCTATGAAGGCACACTCGAAGCATGCGAAGCTTCCCTCTCCCGCCTGGGAACAGACCGACTGGATCTCTATTTGCTCCATTGGCCCGGCCCTCACCCGCTGGAAGAAACCATAGCGGCCTTCAAAGAGCTTCAGCAGACAGGCAAGATCCGTCATTGGGGCGTTTCAAACTTCGATCCCAATGACATGACCGAACTGATGAGTACGCAAGGCGGCGAACAGGTAGCGACCAATCAGGTGCTCTATAATCTCACCCGCCGCGGTATCGAATGGGATCTGCTCCCCCAATCACAAGAAGATGGCCTGCCCATCATGGCCTATTCGCCCATTGAGCAGGCCCGGTTGTTGTCAAAGCCGGAGCTTAAATCACTCGCCTCGGATCTGGATCTCACACCTGCTCAACTGGCTCTGGCTTGGGTTATTCGCGAATCCGGGATTGTCTCCATACCGAAGGCAGGAACTGTGGCGCATGTGGAAGAAAACGCCCGCACGCTCGAAATCGACCTTAATGATGAGACGCTTTCCGAGCTGGATCGTCTCTTCCCACCGCCAACCAGAGCGACTTCACTGGCGATTTTATAA